The bacterium genome includes the window ACGGTCTTGCTGAAGCCGGTATTGGTTCAAAAAGAAAGCTGACCCGAATAAAGATATACCGAGCAAATAGTGGCTGACCAACAGGCTCGAATAAGTAAACGCAATAGTGCCGAACAGATGTAAGAACAAGAAATGCGGGATGTATTTTGAATCCGGTTTTAACCTCCTCCAGAATCTTGAAAGTACGAACGCAAACAAAATTGCAGGAATCGTGATCGTAAAGACACGAACCCAATAAATTGCCATCTGCGCTGAAAACTTCAGACCTGTCAGCAACTCAAACATTCGAAGCAGGAGGAATGCTGGAATCCCTGACAGAGATGCGCCAATCGCCTTGTCCGAGTAAAAGTGTCCGTTGAAGCTTGCCTTATCCTGTGGATCTCCGAATCTTTTGATCGCCTCATCAATGGAAATCGAATGGTCATCAACAATTGCGCTTGTTAGCAAAAGCCGGCTCAATTCATTGGGGGAAACAAAAAGTGGATAGATTTGAAAAAAGTAGATGTGACAGGCAATCAAAAGACAGAAAATCACCCATCGCCTGCTGTGTTCAAGGCCTTCCAGCATTGGGCATGTATTATATAACGGTACGGAGCGCAGGCTTATGGAGCGCAGGCTTACAGCCTGCATTACGGGCCGCAGGCTGAGGTTGTTGAATAATTCGGTCCGCAGCGCGAACAGACTCTTTCGAATTATTCAACAACCTCGGCTTCCAGCCTGCAATTAAGAAAATGAACCTGAAAAATCTCCTCACCAGTATTCCACGCCCCTCAAAGTCGGTCCTTCTTCTCTTCCTCCTGATCGCAATAGGATCTTATTTGCGACTGAAGGCGTTGGATTTTCAAAGTCTCTGGATGGACGAATTAAATACAATGATCGAATCGGATCCTGACAAGAATTTTGAGGGCGTATTGTTTCATCTCCGTCGCGGCACCGATCGCCATCCTCCGCTCTATCATCTGATCGTACATTACTGGTTCCAGCTGGTCGGCTATAATGCATACACCGCGCGATTCTTATCTGCAATTGTGGGGATCACCACCATACCCGCGATTTATGTTTTGGGAAAAGAATTGTATAACCGCCGGGTCGGATTGATCTGCGCGGCTTTCACTGCTTTTAACTTCTACAGTATCTTTTACTCACAGGAAGCACGCGCGTACATTTTCGCGTTCTTGTTCACCAGTGTTTCCTTTTTCTTCTTCATTCGAGCCCTGCGAGATCCTTCCTGGAAAGGCGGGCTCTTGTATGGACTTGCTACAAGCCTGCTGGTCTACACTCATTACTTCGGATTCTTCATTATCTTATCCCAGCTCGTAACCGTGTTGATTTTCCTGAACCGCAGATTGTTGAGGCCCTTCCTGATCTGTTTTGGAGCCGGCTTTGTGTTGATGTTCATTCTTTATCTCCCATGGATGCATACCACAGTAACGGTGGCAACAGCCGTATCTTCTTCCTGGATCGAAAAACCGAAAGCCGATTTTTTTGTTACCTATTTTTGGGATTACTTTGGACAGGATCCGTTTACGGTTTATTTCTTCGCGTTTTTGCTGATCGTTTTTCTTGGCGGCGGAATCCTGTTCCGGACCAGTCAGGAGACACCCGAGGATATTCGCGAGAATCGCTATCTCTTCAGTTTTGTTGTTCTGTTAACATGGATCGCGGTGTCTTATCTGGTTCCCTATGTAAAATCGGTTGCTTCACTCCCTCTATTATTTAACCGTTATACGATCGTAACTTTACCTGCGATTTTACTGGCTGCCGCCATCGGTGTGGATCTGCTTCACAACCCCCTCGTTAAAAAGTATTTGGTCGTATTGATCTTGTCTTTTAGCTTGATTCATCTTTTTGTGTATAGCCGTTACTATGAAAAGCCAACCAGGACTCAATGGCGGGAATTGATCGCATTTGTCGTGGAAAAGAATCCCGAAAATTATCCTATCATTTCGGACCGCGCCTGGTACATGGCCTACTACTTCAAAGCGTTCGGTGGTGCTCCACGATACGTGAAGGAAAAAGAAATCCCGCATCTCACAGATGTATGGGTGGTAACGGGTCACCAGGGAAAGCCATTATCCGATAAAGCAACTGAGCTTCTGAAAAGAGATT containing:
- a CDS encoding glycosyltransferase family 39 protein, which gives rise to MNLKNLLTSIPRPSKSVLLLFLLIAIGSYLRLKALDFQSLWMDELNTMIESDPDKNFEGVLFHLRRGTDRHPPLYHLIVHYWFQLVGYNAYTARFLSAIVGITTIPAIYVLGKELYNRRVGLICAAFTAFNFYSIFYSQEARAYIFAFLFTSVSFFFFIRALRDPSWKGGLLYGLATSLLVYTHYFGFFIILSQLVTVLIFLNRRLLRPFLICFGAGFVLMFILYLPWMHTTVTVATAVSSSWIEKPKADFFVTYFWDYFGQDPFTVYFFAFLLIVFLGGGILFRTSQETPEDIRENRYLFSFVVLLTWIAVSYLVPYVKSVASLPLLFNRYTIVTLPAILLAAAIGVDLLHNPLVKKYLVVLILSFSLIHLFVYSRYYEKPTRTQWRELIAFVVEKNPENYPIISDRAWYMAYYFKAFGGAPRYVKEKEIPHLTDVWVVTGHQGKPLSDKATELLKRDFKMKAAFVGIGTWAQYYSRKNTGDM